From a single Bacillus pseudomycoides DSM 12442 genomic region:
- a CDS encoding metal-dependent hydrolase → MKVSYHGHSVVKIETNGKVILIDPFLTGNPKTDLKTEDVKVDAIILSHGHGDHVGDTVALAKKNNAVVVAPFELATFLGWQGVNTHPMHIGGSHVFNFGKVKFTQAFHGSSYIDEENKTITYTGMPAGILFTAEEKTVYHAGDTALFSDMKLIGALNNIDVAFLPIGDNFTMGPEDAVLAAEWIGAKTVVPMHYNTFPIIQQDPHLFVQKLTSSTGKVLEVGESITL, encoded by the coding sequence ATGAAAGTATCCTATCACGGGCATTCAGTTGTAAAGATTGAAACGAATGGAAAGGTTATCTTAATTGATCCGTTTTTAACAGGTAATCCGAAAACAGATTTAAAGACTGAAGATGTTAAGGTAGACGCGATTATTTTATCGCACGGCCATGGTGATCATGTCGGCGATACAGTAGCACTTGCGAAGAAAAATAATGCAGTTGTTGTAGCGCCGTTTGAACTCGCAACATTTTTAGGGTGGCAAGGTGTAAATACACATCCGATGCATATCGGCGGTTCACATGTGTTTAATTTTGGGAAAGTGAAATTTACACAAGCATTCCATGGGTCTAGTTATATTGATGAAGAAAACAAGACGATTACATATACAGGAATGCCAGCTGGAATTTTATTTACGGCAGAAGAGAAAACAGTGTACCATGCGGGAGATACTGCCTTATTTTCCGATATGAAGTTAATTGGTGCTCTTAATAACATTGATGTAGCATTTTTACCAATTGGTGATAATTTTACAATGGGACCAGAGGATGCAGTGTTGGCTGCGGAATGGATTGGTGCTAAAACAGTTGTGCCGATGCACTATAATACGTTCCCAATTATCCAGCAAGACCCGCATCTTTTTGTCCAAAAACTAACAAGTAGTACAGGTAAGGTATTAGAAGTTGGAGAAAGTATTACACTATAA
- a CDS encoding DRTGG domain-containing protein, translating into MATKHNQILEHINSLPVGHKISVRQIAKDLSVSEGTAYRAIKDAENKGYVSTIERVGTIRIEQKKKENIEKLTYAEVVNIVDGQVLGGREGLHKTLNKFVIGAMKLEAMMRYTEAGNLLIIGNRTNAHQLALEAGAAVLITGGFDTEDHVKKLADELKLPIISSSYDTFTVATLINRAIYDQLIKKEIVLVEDILTPIEETLYLKPSDKVAQWHAYNKETMHGRYPIVDENKKVLGIVTSKDMIGIAKETPIEKVMTKQPITVNGKMSVAAAARMMVWEGIELLPVVDESNRLQGIISRQDVLQALQMIQRQPQVGETIEDIVTNQFVTPKEAKNEHSYQFSVTPQMTSSFGTLSYGVFTTVVTEATNRAIRAQKKSDSIVENLTIYFVKPVQIDNVVSVHPKVLEIGRKFGKVDVEVRHGGEVVGKALLMVQLIDR; encoded by the coding sequence TTGGCTACCAAACATAATCAAATTTTAGAACATATTAATAGCCTGCCGGTAGGGCATAAAATTTCTGTGCGCCAAATTGCAAAAGATTTGAGTGTAAGTGAAGGAACGGCCTATCGTGCGATTAAAGATGCAGAGAATAAAGGGTATGTTAGTACAATTGAACGTGTCGGAACAATCCGAATTGAACAAAAGAAAAAGGAAAATATTGAAAAACTAACATATGCCGAAGTGGTCAATATAGTTGATGGCCAAGTGCTTGGCGGAAGAGAAGGGTTACATAAAACATTAAATAAATTCGTGATTGGGGCCATGAAATTAGAAGCGATGATGCGCTATACAGAAGCAGGGAACTTGCTAATTATCGGTAACCGTACGAATGCACATCAACTAGCATTAGAAGCAGGAGCTGCAGTATTAATTACAGGTGGATTTGATACAGAAGATCATGTGAAAAAGTTAGCAGATGAATTAAAGTTGCCGATTATTTCAAGTAGCTATGATACATTTACTGTAGCAACGCTTATTAACCGTGCCATTTATGATCAGCTTATCAAAAAGGAAATTGTACTCGTTGAAGATATTTTAACGCCAATTGAAGAAACGTTATATTTAAAACCTAGTGATAAAGTAGCGCAATGGCATGCGTATAATAAAGAAACAATGCATGGGCGTTATCCAATTGTAGATGAAAATAAAAAGGTATTAGGAATTGTTACTTCAAAAGATATGATTGGCATCGCAAAAGAAACACCAATTGAAAAAGTGATGACAAAGCAACCGATTACAGTGAATGGGAAAATGTCTGTTGCAGCGGCAGCGCGCATGATGGTATGGGAAGGGATTGAACTTCTTCCTGTTGTCGATGAAAGCAACCGATTGCAAGGGATTATTAGCCGTCAAGATGTACTTCAAGCATTGCAAATGATTCAACGTCAACCGCAAGTTGGAGAAACGATTGAGGATATCGTCACAAATCAATTTGTGACTCCGAAAGAAGCAAAGAATGAACACAGTTATCAATTTTCTGTGACACCACAAATGACGAGTTCATTTGGAACATTATCATATGGTGTATTTACAACCGTTGTCACAGAAGCAACAAATCGCGCCATCCGTGCGCAGAAAAAAAGCGATTCAATTGTTGAGAATTTAACAATTTATTTTGTAAAGCCGGTGCAGATTGATAATGTTGTTTCTGTACATCCAAAGGTATTAGAAATCGGTCGTAAATTTGGAAAGGTAGATGTAGAAGTGCGTCACGGAGGAGAGGTTGTTGGGAAAGCGCTATTAATGGTGCAGCTGATTGACCGATAA
- a CDS encoding DUF3949 domain-containing protein, translating to MSSELLFFGGVALFYFLAMIPIQYLYIEGLNEQKQRTKLSQQELYKNMSFEEEQLHFHVQGNLFNIPPAFVAYMILKIKQCKKHQHLC from the coding sequence ATGTCATCAGAGTTGCTCTTTTTTGGTGGTGTTGCATTGTTTTATTTTCTTGCCATGATACCTATTCAGTATCTTTACATTGAAGGACTAAATGAGCAAAAACAACGAACAAAGCTTTCACAACAAGAGTTGTATAAAAATATGTCTTTTGAAGAAGAACAATTACATTTTCACGTGCAAGGAAATCTTTTTAATATTCCACCTGCATTTGTTGCATATATGATTTTAAAAATAAAACAATGTAAAAAGCATCAGCATTTATGCTGA
- a CDS encoding YtpI family protein, which yields MPVLVFCIIISFMLYLFYKTKYFRTNRPMEKGWLAGKSAMALGVFVALFGANQFFLELSTARIIVGVLFILFGGASIFNGFRQYKHFSPLAVEEAEAYKTM from the coding sequence ATGCCAGTATTAGTCTTTTGTATTATCATCTCATTTATGTTGTATCTCTTCTATAAAACAAAATATTTTCGTACAAATCGTCCGATGGAAAAAGGATGGCTTGCTGGAAAATCCGCAATGGCGCTCGGTGTATTCGTTGCGCTATTTGGTGCAAACCAATTTTTCTTAGAACTCTCTACCGCACGTATTATCGTTGGCGTGTTATTTATCTTATTTGGTGGTGCGAGTATTTTTAATGGATTCCGTCAGTATAAACATTTCTCACCTCTTGCAGTCGAAGAAGCAGAAGCGTATAAAACAATGTAA
- a CDS encoding DHH family phosphoesterase — translation MHEQILTAIKEFDTIIIHRHVRPDPDALGSQCGLGTVLQESFPEKKIYMVGYNEPSLSYLRVMDEIDDETYENALVIVCDTANQERVCDQRYTKGKKLIKIDHHPNEDPYGDITWVDTTSSSTSELIYEFYSYGKDKGLTISKEAARLILAGIVGDTGRFLFPNTSARTLRYAGELVEMGVDFPALYNEMYKTKEKIARLNGFILQNFTMTEEGAAYIKLTKEVLEEFDVLPSEASGVVGALGNIDGLKAWVLFLEEEDVIRVRLRSKGPVINKLAMQYNGGGHPMASGAKASSWEEADRLFADLCEICK, via the coding sequence ATGCACGAACAAATTTTAACAGCGATTAAAGAGTTTGATACGATTATTATTCACCGTCATGTGCGCCCAGATCCAGATGCATTAGGTTCACAATGTGGGTTAGGAACCGTTCTTCAAGAATCGTTCCCAGAGAAAAAGATTTATATGGTTGGATACAATGAACCTTCTTTATCGTATTTACGAGTAATGGATGAAATTGATGATGAGACTTATGAAAATGCGCTTGTTATCGTTTGTGATACAGCGAACCAAGAGCGTGTTTGTGATCAGCGTTATACAAAAGGAAAGAAGCTTATTAAAATTGATCATCACCCAAATGAAGATCCATATGGGGACATTACGTGGGTTGATACGACATCAAGTTCTACAAGTGAGCTTATTTATGAGTTTTACTCTTACGGAAAAGATAAAGGTTTAACAATCTCAAAAGAAGCGGCTCGTCTTATTTTAGCTGGGATTGTTGGAGATACAGGTCGCTTCTTATTCCCGAATACATCAGCAAGAACACTTCGCTATGCAGGCGAGCTTGTAGAAATGGGAGTGGACTTTCCAGCGTTATATAACGAAATGTATAAAACGAAAGAGAAAATCGCTCGTTTAAATGGATTCATTTTACAAAACTTTACGATGACAGAGGAAGGTGCAGCTTATATTAAGCTGACAAAAGAAGTACTAGAAGAATTTGATGTACTTCCTTCAGAGGCATCTGGTGTTGTTGGAGCGCTTGGCAATATTGATGGATTAAAAGCTTGGGTTCTATTTTTAGAGGAGGAAGATGTGATTCGCGTTCGTCTTCGTTCAAAGGGACCGGTAATTAATAAATTAGCGATGCAGTATAACGGCGGAGGTCATCCGATGGCTTCTGGTGCGAAAGCATCTTCTTGGGAAGAAGCAGATCGTCTTTTCGCGGACTTGTGTGAGATCTGTAAATAA
- the ytrI gene encoding sporulation membrane protein YtrI: MRVPSATIAKKWYLFLGGAAVGGILSWFIFLYIYGVFQEDYAKKIVFQETEITRLKKNLHVLTEDRTKLNEENKSLLTIQEIKIEIPNHDKYDLDRVTLENMITSLQEDLQHLVTKNVQSVAKNKELLIKTIENKVYKHYDRSYRFKIETISFDTVLEISINIKQEK; the protein is encoded by the coding sequence ATGAGGGTTCCAAGCGCTACAATAGCTAAAAAGTGGTATTTATTTTTAGGTGGCGCTGCCGTTGGAGGGATTTTGAGTTGGTTTATTTTTTTGTACATATACGGCGTTTTTCAAGAAGATTATGCAAAAAAAATTGTGTTTCAGGAAACGGAAATTACAAGGCTAAAAAAGAATCTTCATGTTCTTACGGAAGATCGTACTAAATTAAATGAGGAAAATAAAAGCCTTTTAACGATCCAAGAAATTAAAATTGAGATTCCGAATCATGATAAATACGATTTAGACCGTGTTACTCTTGAAAATATGATTACTTCTCTTCAAGAAGACCTCCAGCACCTCGTAACAAAAAACGTTCAAAGCGTAGCAAAAAACAAAGAATTGTTAATAAAAACAATTGAAAATAAAGTATACAAACATTATGACCGAAGCTACCGCTTTAAAATCGAAACAATTTCCTTTGATACTGTGCTCGAAATTAGCATCAATATAAAACAAGAAAAGTAG
- a CDS encoding YtrH family sporulation protein codes for MDVRQTFFSLLITTYFIAFGVMLGGSLIGGIGAFLVGKPALTAIKQFAENLRIWALVAAIGGTFDTFYSFERTFFEGATKDIVKQILLIFFATGGMQTGLIIIKWITQDHV; via the coding sequence ATGGATGTAAGACAAACTTTTTTCTCTCTTCTCATTACAACTTACTTTATTGCATTTGGAGTAATGCTTGGTGGTTCTTTAATCGGAGGAATTGGAGCATTTCTTGTTGGAAAACCAGCTCTTACTGCCATAAAACAATTCGCAGAAAACTTACGTATTTGGGCACTCGTTGCAGCAATTGGCGGAACTTTTGATACATTTTATAGCTTTGAACGAACCTTTTTCGAAGGTGCCACAAAAGATATTGTGAAACAAATTTTACTTATTTTTTTCGCAACAGGCGGCATGCAAACCGGCCTTATTATTATTAAATGGATTACGCAGGATCATGTATGA
- the dnaE gene encoding DNA polymerase III subunit alpha, with amino-acid sequence MKFVHLQCQTVYSLLKSACKIDELVSRAKELGFSSLAITDENVMYGVIPFYKACKKNGVRPIIGLTASVFSEEEEQSYPLVLLAENEIGYQNLLKISSTIMTKSKDGIPKKWLSHYAKGLIAISPGKDGEIEQLLLQGRDEIAEEVARAYQNMFGSFYMSLQHHAIQDELFLQEKLPQFANEINIPVVATNDVRYVNQSDALVQECLLSVQSGTKMTDPDRPRLKTDQYYLKSSAEMEALFSHAEEALQNTVRIAERCHVEIPFHVNQLPKFPVPSNETSDAYLRRICEDGLNKRYGAVQDVHRKRLNHELEVISRMGFSDYFLIVWDFMKYGHEHGILTGPGRGSAAGSLVSYVLEITDIDPIEYNLLFERFLNPERVTLPDIDIDFPDIRRDEMIRYVKDKYGQLRVAQIVTFGTLAAKAAIRDIARVMGLPPRDIDIFSKLIPSRVGITLKEAYEESGSLREFVQGNLLHERVFEIAKRVEGLPRHTSIHAAGVIMSQEPLTGSVAIQEGHNDVYVTQYPAEVLEELGLLKMDFLGLRNLTLLENILTFIVNKTGKQIDIRNLPLQDEKTFQLLGRGDTTGVFQLESGGMRNVLRSLKPNEFEDIVAVNALYRPGPMEQIPTFIESKHGKRQIHYLHSDLKPILKSTYGVIVYQEQIMQIASQLAGFSLGEADLLRRAVSKKNREILDQERKHFVQGCLRNGYDETSAEQIYDLIVRFANYGFNRSHAVAYSMIGYQLAYLKANYPLEFMTALLSSAIGNEDKIVQYIRETKRKGFHVLPPSLHRSSYNFQIEGNAIRYSLLSIRNIGMATVNAVIEERERNPFQDLFEFCLRMPAKFVTERNLEAFVWAGCFDDFQVSRTTLFNSIKGALEYASLARELGEESVPKSVYVQGEELSFIEQLNNEKEALGFYLSSYPTAQYAKLVKELEIPSLAQAMRQKRNVQRAIVYVTGVKVIRTKKLQKMAFVTFCDQNDEMEAVVFPETYIHFSERLKEGEIVLVEGTIEQRNHKLQWIVNGLYPLEQMDVYNEMKEASIYVKLPSQYEKKLLNQVTKILFHYSGFAKVLIYYEKEHKMVQLSRSLSIHPSEECLGALREIVGEENVVVKI; translated from the coding sequence GTGAAGTTTGTGCATTTACAATGTCAAACCGTTTATAGTTTGTTAAAAAGTGCTTGTAAAATTGATGAACTTGTAAGCCGTGCGAAAGAGCTTGGATTTTCATCACTTGCAATTACAGATGAAAATGTGATGTACGGAGTGATTCCATTTTATAAAGCATGTAAGAAGAATGGCGTGCGGCCAATTATCGGATTAACAGCCTCTGTTTTTAGTGAGGAAGAAGAGCAATCCTATCCGCTTGTACTGTTAGCAGAAAATGAGATAGGATACCAAAACTTATTGAAAATTTCTAGCACCATCATGACTAAGTCTAAAGACGGGATTCCGAAAAAGTGGCTTTCTCATTATGCAAAAGGGTTGATTGCGATTTCTCCAGGAAAAGATGGGGAAATTGAACAGTTATTGTTACAAGGAAGAGACGAGATTGCTGAAGAAGTAGCTCGTGCGTATCAAAATATGTTTGGAAGTTTTTATATGAGTTTGCAGCATCACGCAATTCAGGATGAACTATTCTTGCAAGAAAAATTACCACAATTTGCAAACGAAATAAACATTCCAGTCGTTGCGACAAATGATGTTCGTTATGTGAACCAAAGCGATGCGCTTGTGCAGGAATGCTTGCTATCTGTTCAGAGCGGAACAAAGATGACTGATCCAGACAGACCAAGGCTCAAAACAGACCAGTATTATTTAAAATCATCGGCTGAAATGGAAGCTTTATTTTCTCATGCAGAAGAAGCCCTTCAAAATACAGTTCGTATAGCTGAACGTTGCCACGTAGAAATTCCTTTCCACGTCAATCAATTGCCAAAGTTTCCTGTTCCATCTAACGAAACATCAGATGCTTATTTGCGCCGCATTTGTGAAGATGGGCTAAATAAGCGATATGGGGCGGTTCAAGATGTACATAGGAAACGTCTGAATCATGAACTTGAAGTTATCTCTCGCATGGGATTTAGTGATTATTTTCTCATTGTTTGGGACTTTATGAAATACGGACATGAACATGGTATTTTAACAGGACCGGGCCGTGGCTCGGCAGCAGGTTCTCTTGTTTCTTATGTGTTAGAAATTACAGATATCGATCCAATTGAGTACAACTTGCTTTTTGAACGATTTCTAAATCCTGAACGTGTTACGCTTCCAGATATTGATATTGATTTTCCGGACATTAGGCGTGATGAGATGATTCGTTATGTAAAAGATAAGTATGGTCAACTTCGCGTTGCCCAAATTGTTACGTTCGGAACGCTTGCTGCAAAAGCAGCGATTCGGGATATCGCCCGCGTAATGGGGCTTCCGCCGAGAGATATTGACATATTTTCGAAACTGATTCCATCAAGGGTTGGGATTACATTAAAAGAAGCATATGAAGAATCCGGGTCCCTTCGTGAATTTGTACAAGGAAATCTCTTGCATGAGCGTGTTTTTGAAATTGCGAAACGTGTAGAAGGTTTACCACGTCATACGTCTATTCATGCAGCAGGAGTCATTATGAGTCAGGAGCCATTAACGGGAAGTGTTGCGATTCAAGAAGGGCATAACGATGTATATGTAACGCAATATCCAGCAGAAGTGTTAGAAGAACTTGGTCTGTTAAAAATGGACTTCTTAGGCTTACGTAATTTAACGTTACTTGAAAATATTCTTACATTTATTGTGAACAAAACAGGTAAACAAATTGATATACGGAATTTACCTCTTCAAGATGAAAAGACATTCCAATTACTAGGAAGAGGAGATACAACAGGTGTATTCCAGCTCGAATCTGGGGGAATGCGGAATGTACTCCGCAGTTTAAAACCAAATGAGTTTGAAGATATTGTTGCCGTCAACGCTTTATATCGTCCAGGGCCAATGGAACAAATCCCAACCTTTATTGAGTCAAAGCACGGGAAGCGTCAAATTCATTATTTACATTCAGATTTAAAGCCAATTTTAAAAAGCACATATGGCGTTATTGTATACCAAGAACAGATTATGCAAATTGCTTCGCAGTTAGCGGGATTTTCACTCGGAGAAGCCGATTTGCTCCGCCGTGCAGTGAGTAAGAAAAACCGTGAGATTTTAGATCAAGAACGAAAGCATTTTGTACAAGGGTGTTTACGAAATGGATACGATGAAACATCTGCAGAACAAATTTATGATTTAATTGTTAGATTTGCAAATTACGGTTTTAACCGAAGCCATGCTGTAGCGTACAGTATGATTGGATATCAGCTCGCTTATTTAAAAGCGAATTATCCTTTAGAGTTTATGACGGCACTCTTATCCAGTGCGATAGGTAACGAAGATAAGATTGTGCAATATATACGTGAAACGAAGCGCAAAGGTTTTCATGTTTTACCGCCGTCTCTTCATAGAAGTAGTTATAATTTCCAAATAGAAGGGAATGCAATTCGCTATAGTTTGCTTTCGATTCGAAATATCGGGATGGCTACAGTGAATGCGGTGATCGAGGAAAGAGAAAGAAATCCATTTCAAGATTTATTTGAGTTCTGTCTTCGTATGCCAGCAAAGTTTGTTACGGAGCGTAATTTAGAGGCATTTGTTTGGGCTGGCTGTTTCGATGATTTTCAAGTTTCGAGAACAACTTTGTTTAACAGTATTAAGGGTGCTTTAGAGTATGCAAGCCTTGCGCGTGAATTGGGGGAAGAAAGTGTCCCAAAATCAGTATACGTACAAGGAGAAGAGCTATCTTTTATTGAACAATTAAATAATGAGAAAGAAGCGCTTGGCTTTTATTTATCCAGTTATCCAACGGCGCAGTATGCAAAGCTTGTAAAAGAACTAGAAATTCCGTCTCTTGCGCAAGCGATGAGGCAAAAGCGAAACGTACAGCGTGCGATTGTTTATGTAACAGGTGTAAAAGTCATTCGGACGAAAAAATTGCAAAAAATGGCGTTCGTCACTTTTTGTGATCAAAATGATGAAATGGAAGCGGTTGTCTTTCCGGAGACGTATATTCATTTTTCGGAGAGGTTAAAAGAAGGTGAAATTGTTTTAGTGGAAGGGACGATTGAACAACGAAATCATAAATTGCAATGGATTGTGAACGGTCTTTATCCATTAGAACAAATGGATGTTTACAATGAAATGAAAGAAGCATCGATTTATGTAAAACTACCGTCGCAGTATGAAAAGAAGTTGTTAAATCAAGTTACAAAAATATTGTTTCACTATTCAGGTTTTGCGAAAGTACTAATTTATTATGAAAAGGAACATAAAATGGTACAATTATCTCGTAGTTTGTCAATTCATCCAAGTGAAGAATGTTTAGGAGCACTTCGCGAAATAGTCGGTGAGGAAAATGTCGTAGTGAAAATATAA
- a CDS encoding NAD(P)-dependent malic enzyme, with the protein MHKVHQGKLETVSKVKVENAKDLSLAYSPGVAEPCKEIYDDKSKVYEYTMKGNMVAVVTDGTAVLGLGNIGPEASLPVMEGKAVLFKSFAGVDAFPIALNTNDVDKIVETVKLMEPTFGGVNLEDIAAPNCFIIEERLKKETNIPVFHDDQHGTAIVTVAGLVNALKLVGKKMSDIKVVANGAGAAGIAIIKLLYRYGVRDIIMCDRKGAIYEGRPVGMNPVKDEVAKYTNKNRVEGSLADVLQGADVFIGVSVAGALTEEMVRTMNDDAIIFAMANPVPEIMPELAKAAGAAVVGTGRSDFPNQVNNVLAFPGIFRGALDVHATQINEEMKMAAVQAIAELVAADELNADYIIPAPFDARVAPQVAAYVAKAAMETGVARCQVDPNEIAEKTKNLALIGKE; encoded by the coding sequence ATGCATAAAGTGCATCAAGGAAAATTAGAAACTGTATCAAAAGTAAAAGTAGAAAATGCTAAAGACTTAAGTCTTGCGTATTCTCCAGGGGTTGCAGAACCTTGTAAAGAAATTTATGACGATAAAAGTAAGGTATATGAATATACAATGAAGGGAAACATGGTAGCAGTTGTGACGGACGGAACAGCTGTACTTGGTCTTGGTAATATCGGACCAGAAGCATCTCTTCCAGTAATGGAAGGTAAAGCTGTATTATTCAAAAGCTTTGCTGGCGTAGATGCATTCCCTATTGCTTTAAATACAAACGATGTAGATAAAATTGTTGAAACTGTAAAATTAATGGAGCCGACATTTGGCGGTGTAAACTTAGAGGATATTGCAGCACCCAACTGCTTTATCATTGAAGAACGTTTGAAAAAAGAAACAAATATTCCTGTATTCCATGATGATCAACACGGAACAGCTATCGTAACAGTAGCAGGTCTTGTAAACGCACTTAAGCTAGTTGGAAAGAAAATGTCTGACATTAAAGTTGTAGCAAATGGTGCAGGTGCAGCAGGTATTGCAATCATTAAACTTTTATATCGCTATGGTGTACGCGACATTATTATGTGTGACCGAAAAGGTGCGATTTATGAAGGTCGCCCTGTTGGTATGAATCCGGTGAAAGATGAAGTTGCAAAATATACGAATAAAAATCGTGTAGAAGGTTCATTAGCGGATGTTCTGCAAGGCGCGGATGTATTTATCGGTGTATCTGTAGCGGGTGCATTGACTGAGGAAATGGTTCGTACAATGAATGACGATGCAATTATTTTTGCAATGGCAAACCCAGTTCCAGAAATTATGCCGGAACTGGCAAAAGCAGCAGGAGCAGCTGTTGTTGGAACTGGTCGTTCTGACTTCCCGAACCAAGTAAATAATGTACTAGCGTTCCCTGGTATTTTCCGTGGTGCACTTGATGTACATGCTACGCAAATCAATGAAGAAATGAAAATGGCAGCTGTACAAGCCATTGCAGAGCTTGTAGCGGCAGATGAGCTAAATGCAGACTATATCATTCCAGCTCCGTTCGACGCGCGTGTAGCGCCTCAGGTGGCGGCTTATGTTGCAAAAGCTGCGATGGAGACAGGAGTAGCTCGCTGTCAAGTAGATCCAAATGAAATCGCTGAGAAAACAAAAAATTTAGCGTTGATTGGTAAAGAGTAA
- a CDS encoding FadR/GntR family transcriptional regulator: protein MTSSNTKVYLEIVKKIRSIMEEDGLVAGDRLPSERELSARLNVGRSSVREALRALELVGLIETRRGEGTFIRNFYDNGLVQLIAPFLLQDEKTIRDLLQTKRLLEKDVIRIVCDLPKETFSSVLGMLKQVLKKDESSIQEFHQMFFKTLIERVDNYLLYRIWRIVNDYVATLSYEISLESIEIYRKLYEVLYAKKEEEALKIYDELMENIQFHS, encoded by the coding sequence TTGACATCATCAAATACAAAAGTATATCTCGAAATTGTAAAGAAAATCCGTTCCATTATGGAAGAGGATGGTTTAGTCGCAGGTGATCGTTTACCATCTGAGCGCGAGTTAAGTGCGCGTTTAAACGTTGGGCGTTCATCTGTACGGGAAGCATTGCGAGCTTTAGAACTCGTAGGATTAATTGAAACAAGACGCGGTGAAGGAACGTTTATTCGAAACTTCTATGACAATGGTCTTGTTCAATTAATCGCACCATTTTTATTACAAGATGAGAAAACAATTCGTGATTTGTTACAGACGAAACGCTTGCTTGAAAAAGATGTTATTCGAATCGTATGTGATTTACCGAAAGAAACGTTTTCTAGTGTATTAGGTATGTTGAAACAAGTTCTTAAAAAGGACGAAAGTTCAATTCAGGAGTTTCATCAAATGTTTTTCAAAACACTTATTGAACGAGTGGACAATTATTTACTATATCGAATTTGGAGAATTGTAAATGATTACGTTGCGACTCTTTCTTATGAAATTTCACTAGAATCTATAGAAATCTATAGAAAGCTTTATGAAGTGTTATACGCGAAAAAAGAAGAAGAGGCGCTAAAAATTTATGATGAACTAATGGAAAACATACAGTTTCACTCGTAA
- the accD gene encoding acetyl-CoA carboxylase, carboxyltransferase subunit beta: MLRDLFVKKKKYAAIPSEQVRRDVPDGVMTKCPKCKKIMYTKELLKNLKVCVNCGYHHPMNAWERLDSVLDEGSFREYDKEMVSLNPLGFPNYEEKLESDRKKTELNEAVVTGEGTIDEMLVVIAVMDSRFRMGSMGSVVGEKIARAVEKAYELQVPFIIFTASGGARMQEGILSLMQMAKTSVALKKHSNAGGLFISVMTHPTTGGVSASFASLGDYNLAEPGALIGFAGRRVIEQTVREKLPEDFQTAEFLLEHGQLDAVVHRDDMRESLRKILEVHQGGETAIWQS; the protein is encoded by the coding sequence GTGCTAAGAGATTTATTCGTAAAAAAGAAAAAGTACGCTGCAATTCCTTCAGAACAAGTACGAAGAGATGTACCGGACGGTGTTATGACAAAATGTCCGAAATGTAAGAAAATCATGTATACAAAAGAGCTTCTTAAAAATTTAAAAGTATGTGTAAACTGTGGCTATCATCATCCTATGAATGCATGGGAACGCCTTGATAGTGTATTGGACGAAGGTTCATTTCGTGAGTATGACAAAGAGATGGTTTCGTTAAATCCACTTGGGTTCCCAAATTATGAAGAAAAATTAGAGAGTGATCGCAAGAAAACAGAATTAAATGAAGCAGTTGTGACAGGTGAAGGAACAATTGATGAAATGCTTGTTGTGATTGCAGTAATGGATTCTCGCTTTCGAATGGGCAGCATGGGCTCTGTTGTAGGAGAAAAAATTGCACGTGCAGTTGAAAAAGCATACGAATTACAAGTTCCATTTATTATCTTTACTGCATCGGGCGGTGCGCGTATGCAAGAAGGTATTTTAAGCTTAATGCAAATGGCAAAAACGAGCGTAGCTTTGAAAAAGCATAGCAATGCTGGAGGGTTATTTATTTCTGTTATGACTCATCCGACGACAGGTGGTGTTTCAGCGAGTTTCGCTTCACTTGGTGACTATAATCTTGCAGAGCCGGGTGCACTTATCGGTTTTGCTGGTAGACGTGTAATTGAACAAACAGTGCGTGAGAAGCTGCCAGAAGACTTTCAAACGGCAGAGTTCTTACTAGAGCACGGTCAATTGGATGCGGTTGTGCATCGCGATGATATGAGAGAGTCGCTCCGTAAGATTTTAGAAGTTCATCAAGGAGGGGAAACGGCTATATGGCAGAGCTAG